The following are encoded together in the Dickeya lacustris genome:
- the araD gene encoding L-ribulose-5-phosphate 4-epimerase, translated as MLEELKIQVLEANLALPRHQLVTFTWGNVSACNHERDLMVIKPSGVEYAAMTEQDMVVVDIRTGQVVEGERKPSSDTDTHRALYLAFPSLGGIVHTHSRHATIWAQAGKDLPPWGTTHADYFYGSIPCTRLMTPEEIAGQYEWETGQVIVETFRERGLSPQAIPAVLVNAHGPFAWGRDAKQAVHNAVVLEEVAYMGLFSQQLTPALVSMQPVLLDKHYLRKHGEHAYYGQ; from the coding sequence ATGCTGGAAGAGCTGAAAATTCAGGTGCTTGAGGCCAATCTGGCTTTGCCTCGCCATCAACTGGTGACATTTACCTGGGGGAATGTCAGCGCCTGTAACCATGAGCGTGACCTGATGGTCATTAAACCCTCTGGGGTGGAATACGCGGCGATGACCGAGCAGGACATGGTTGTTGTGGATATTCGCACCGGGCAGGTGGTTGAAGGCGAGAGAAAACCTTCATCGGATACCGACACCCATCGCGCGCTGTATCTGGCGTTTCCATCATTAGGCGGTATTGTGCATACCCACTCACGCCATGCCACTATCTGGGCACAAGCTGGAAAAGATTTGCCGCCTTGGGGAACCACCCATGCTGACTATTTTTATGGTTCTATTCCCTGTACCCGATTGATGACGCCTGAGGAAATCGCCGGTCAGTATGAATGGGAAACCGGTCAGGTGATTGTCGAAACCTTTCGGGAGCGTGGTTTATCGCCACAAGCTATTCCCGCTGTATTAGTGAATGCCCATGGCCCTTTCGCCTGGGGACGTGATGCGAAACAGGCCGTGCATAATGCGGTTGTGCTGGAGGAGGTCGCTTATATGGGCCTGTTTTCGCAACAGCTGACCCCTGCGCTGGTGTCGATGCAACCCGTATTACTGGATAAGCACTACCTGCGTAAACACGGCGAGCATGCCTATTACGGGCAGTAG
- the osmB gene encoding osmotically-inducible lipoprotein OsmB, with protein sequence MQMNKKLTAAVLAMVIVSTLAGCAGMNKRQRNTAIGAGIGALGGAVLTNGSALGTVGGAAVGGVIGHQTTR encoded by the coding sequence ATGCAGATGAATAAAAAACTGACTGCCGCCGTATTGGCCATGGTGATTGTCAGCACGCTTGCCGGTTGCGCGGGCATGAATAAGCGTCAGCGTAATACTGCAATTGGTGCCGGAATTGGCGCATTAGGCGGTGCCGTATTAACCAATGGCAGCGCATTGGGTACGGTGGGCGGCGCGGCAGTCGGCGGCGTTATCGGGCACCAGACGACCCGCTAA
- the yciH gene encoding stress response translation initiation inhibitor YciH has translation MQDDNSRLVYSTQTGRIEEPVVKPARAKGDGVVRIQRQTSGRKGKGVCMITGLDLDDAELEKLAAELKKKCGCGGALKDGVIEIQGDKRDQLKALLEAKGMRVKLAGG, from the coding sequence ATGCAAGACGATAACAGCCGTTTAGTCTATTCCACGCAAACCGGGCGTATTGAGGAGCCCGTCGTAAAACCGGCACGCGCCAAAGGCGACGGGGTGGTGCGTATTCAGCGCCAAACCAGCGGGCGAAAGGGGAAAGGTGTCTGCATGATTACCGGTCTTGATCTTGACGATGCAGAACTGGAAAAACTCGCCGCCGAGCTCAAAAAGAAGTGCGGCTGTGGCGGTGCGCTTAAGGATGGCGTGATTGAAATTCAGGGCGATAAGCGCGATCAACTAAAAGCGCTGCTAGAGGCCAAAGGGATGCGGGTTAAGCTTGCCGGAGGTTGA
- the pyrF gene encoding orotidine-5'-phosphate decarboxylase: MSTGSPIIVALDYADQRAAYDFVDRIDPQDCRLKVGKEMFTLFGPQFVTALQQRGFQVFLDLKFHDIPNTTARAVAAAAELGVWMVNVHASGGARMMTAAREALLPFGHQAPLLIAVTVLTSMDEADLHGLGITLSPAEQAEKLATLTQQCGLDGVVCSAHEAVRLKQVCGASFRLVTPGIRPAGSDAGDQRRIMTPQQAQQAGVDYMVIGRPITQSVDPAATLKAILASLGVR; encoded by the coding sequence ATGTCTACAGGCTCTCCGATTATTGTGGCGCTGGATTATGCTGACCAGCGAGCCGCGTATGATTTTGTCGATAGAATCGACCCGCAAGACTGCCGGTTAAAAGTGGGCAAAGAGATGTTCACCCTGTTTGGCCCGCAATTTGTCACGGCGTTGCAGCAGCGCGGTTTTCAGGTGTTTCTCGATTTGAAGTTTCACGATATTCCCAATACCACCGCGCGAGCCGTTGCCGCAGCGGCGGAGCTTGGCGTATGGATGGTGAATGTGCATGCCAGCGGCGGTGCCCGCATGATGACGGCGGCGCGTGAGGCGCTGCTGCCCTTTGGTCATCAGGCACCGTTGTTGATTGCCGTGACGGTATTAACCAGCATGGATGAAGCCGACCTTCATGGCCTTGGCATAACTTTATCGCCAGCGGAACAGGCTGAAAAGCTGGCAACCTTAACGCAGCAGTGCGGTCTGGATGGCGTGGTGTGCTCGGCCCATGAAGCCGTACGCTTGAAACAGGTCTGTGGGGCGAGTTTCCGTCTGGTAACGCCGGGTATTCGTCCGGCAGGCAGTGATGCTGGCGATCAACGCCGTATTATGACGCCGCAGCAGGCGCAGCAGGCTGGGGTGGATTATATGGTCATTGGCAGGCCGATTACTCAGTCAGTTGACCCGGCGGCGACGTTAAAGGCCATTCTGGCGTCATTAGGAGTGCGGTAA
- the lapB gene encoding lipopolysaccharide assembly protein LapB, with product MLELLFLLLPVAAAYGWYMGRRSAQQDKQDETNRLSRDYVAGVNFLLSNQQDKAVELFLDMLKDDSNTFEAHLTLGNLFRSRGEVDRAIRIHQALTESASLSFEQRLLAVQQLGRDYMVAGLYDRAEEIFKQLVDEDEFRLGALQQLLQIHQSTSDWPNAIETAEKLVKLGKTQQRSEIAHFYCEQALQALGSDDLDKAMLMLKKASASDSQCARVSIMLGRIYIAQQQYDRAVVVLQQVLEQDKELVSETLAMLQDCYFKLNQPEGWATFLRRCVEEKCGSSADLMMADVLEQYESTESAQTYVTRQLQRYPTMRVFHRLIDYHLREAEDGRAKESLLVLRNMVGEQIQAKPRYRCHKCGFTSQSLYWHCPSCRSWASVKPIRGLDGE from the coding sequence ATGTTAGAACTGCTGTTTCTGTTGCTGCCGGTTGCCGCCGCCTATGGCTGGTATATGGGGCGCAGGAGTGCACAGCAGGATAAACAGGACGAAACTAACCGTTTGTCACGCGATTACGTAGCAGGGGTGAATTTTCTGCTGTCCAATCAGCAAGATAAAGCCGTCGAGCTCTTTCTCGACATGCTCAAAGATGACAGTAATACCTTTGAAGCTCACCTGACGCTAGGCAATCTTTTTCGCTCGCGTGGCGAAGTTGACCGGGCTATCCGCATTCATCAGGCGCTGACTGAAAGCGCGTCGCTCAGTTTTGAGCAGCGTTTGCTGGCGGTGCAGCAGCTTGGTCGTGACTACATGGTCGCAGGGTTATACGACCGCGCCGAAGAAATATTCAAGCAACTGGTGGATGAAGACGAGTTCCGCCTCGGTGCCCTGCAACAGCTATTGCAGATTCATCAATCCACCAGTGACTGGCCAAATGCTATCGAAACGGCGGAGAAGCTGGTCAAACTGGGGAAAACACAGCAGCGTAGCGAGATTGCACACTTTTATTGCGAACAGGCATTACAAGCCCTGGGCAGTGATGACCTTGATAAAGCAATGTTAATGCTGAAAAAAGCCTCGGCTTCAGATAGTCAGTGCGCGCGTGTTTCCATCATGCTGGGGCGCATTTATATAGCGCAACAGCAGTATGACCGGGCCGTCGTGGTGCTCCAGCAAGTGCTGGAGCAGGATAAAGAATTGGTCAGCGAAACGCTGGCGATGCTACAAGATTGCTATTTTAAGCTTAATCAACCCGAAGGGTGGGCGACGTTTTTACGCCGCTGTGTTGAAGAGAAATGTGGTTCCAGTGCCGATTTGATGATGGCTGACGTTCTGGAACAGTATGAGAGCACCGAGTCAGCCCAGACCTATGTCACGCGGCAGTTACAGCGTTATCCAACCATGCGCGTATTCCACCGTCTGATCGATTACCACCTGCGTGAAGCAGAAGATGGGCGAGCGAAAGAGAGCCTGTTGGTGCTGCGTAATATGGTGGGCGAGCAAATTCAGGCCAAACCGCGCTATCGCTGTCACAAATGTGGCTTCACGTCTCAGTCGTTATATTGGCACTGCCCTTCTTGCCGCAGTTGGGCCAGCGTGAAGCCGATTCGTGGTTTGGATGGCGAATAA
- a CDS encoding LapA family protein, giving the protein MKYMLIFFLVLAIFIVSITLGAHNDQGVVFNYLLAQGEYRLSTLLATLFAVGFALGWVICGMFYLRLRIALGREQRKIKRLEQQLSAASATSQNDSATH; this is encoded by the coding sequence GTGAAATACATGCTGATTTTTTTTCTGGTGCTGGCCATTTTTATTGTGTCTATCACTCTTGGTGCGCATAACGATCAAGGGGTGGTGTTTAATTATTTGCTGGCTCAGGGCGAATACCGCTTATCGACGTTACTGGCAACGCTGTTTGCTGTCGGGTTTGCTTTGGGATGGGTGATTTGTGGCATGTTTTATCTGCGTTTACGCATTGCGCTGGGGCGTGAACAACGTAAAATCAAGCGTCTTGAACAGCAGTTGTCAGCCGCCTCGGCTACCTCGCAAAATGATTCTGCCACCCATTAA
- the pgpB gene encoding phosphatidylglycerophosphatase B produces MQDLTKRTLIGTMSLMVLPLWVWATGWQWQPTVTGWWLKPLFWMTETVSAPWGIATSVLLAGVTVWLLRLRGRQAMSAVVILLATIVAGQGIKAVMKHWTQEPRPFVVWLEQTNQIAVSDFYALSNNARAALLAHQLPPSTAIPSWQRQHWQQQADYAFPSGHTLFAASWALVMAGLLWPRRHYTATVLILLWANSVIGSRLLLGMHWPQDVAVAALISAVLALIAGWLLQRVCSIPATPR; encoded by the coding sequence ATGCAAGACCTCACCAAACGTACCCTGATTGGTACCATGTCATTGATGGTGCTGCCGCTATGGGTATGGGCAACAGGATGGCAATGGCAACCAACGGTAACGGGGTGGTGGCTTAAACCTTTGTTTTGGATGACTGAAACCGTATCGGCCCCTTGGGGGATAGCAACCAGCGTCCTGCTGGCTGGCGTGACGGTGTGGTTATTGCGCCTCCGTGGGCGACAGGCTATGAGCGCGGTCGTCATCTTGCTTGCCACTATCGTTGCAGGGCAGGGGATAAAGGCGGTGATGAAGCACTGGACGCAAGAGCCGAGGCCGTTTGTCGTGTGGCTGGAGCAAACGAATCAGATAGCCGTCAGCGATTTTTATGCATTAAGCAATAATGCGCGCGCCGCGTTGCTGGCGCATCAATTGCCACCGTCAACCGCCATCCCTTCCTGGCAACGCCAGCACTGGCAGCAACAGGCTGATTATGCCTTTCCGTCGGGACATACCCTGTTTGCCGCCAGTTGGGCGCTTGTTATGGCGGGGCTGTTGTGGCCACGCCGACATTATACGGCGACGGTGCTGATTCTCTTATGGGCGAATAGTGTGATTGGCAGCCGGTTGCTACTGGGCATGCACTGGCCGCAAGATGTTGCTGTTGCAGCGCTGATAAGTGCTGTGCTGGCGCTAATAGCCGGTTGGTTGTTGCAGCGCGTTTGCTCTATTCCTGCCACCCCGCGATGA
- the ribA gene encoding GTP cyclohydrolase II yields the protein MQLKRVAEAKLPTPWGDFLMVGFEETATGRDHLALVYGDISSPEPVLARVHSECLTGDALFSLRCDCGFQLEAALNQIAEEGRGVLLYHRQEGRNIGLLNKIRAYALQDQGADTVEANHQLGFAADERDFTLCADMFKLLNVVQVRLLTNNPKKVNILTEAGINIVERVPLIVGRNPKNEHYLATKAAKMGHLLNSQE from the coding sequence ATGCAGCTAAAACGGGTGGCGGAAGCCAAACTACCCACCCCGTGGGGCGATTTCCTGATGGTAGGATTTGAGGAAACTGCGACCGGGCGTGATCACCTGGCGTTAGTTTATGGCGATATTTCCAGTCCCGAACCGGTGCTGGCCAGAGTACACTCGGAGTGTCTGACCGGGGATGCACTGTTTAGCCTGCGTTGTGACTGTGGTTTTCAACTGGAAGCGGCGCTTAATCAGATTGCTGAAGAGGGGCGTGGCGTACTGCTGTATCACCGCCAAGAAGGGCGTAACATCGGGTTACTGAACAAAATCCGGGCATATGCACTGCAAGATCAGGGCGCAGATACGGTGGAAGCCAATCATCAACTGGGTTTTGCCGCCGATGAGCGCGATTTCACCCTGTGTGCAGACATGTTTAAATTATTGAACGTCGTGCAAGTGCGACTACTGACCAATAACCCGAAAAAGGTAAACATTCTGACTGAAGCAGGCATCAATATCGTCGAACGTGTGCCGTTGATTGTTGGCCGCAATCCGAAAAATGAGCACTATCTTGCAACCAAAGCGGCCAAAATGGGGCATCTGCTCAATAGCCAAGAGTAG
- a CDS encoding ABC transporter substrate-binding protein: MTIDKNWLASVLGALSLTAVSVQAADVPAGVQLADKQELVRANGSEPASLDPHKVESDVEGNLMHDFFEKLISVRDDGTVVPGLAERWENKDNQVWTFHLRPGLKWSDGTPITADDVVFSWQRLVDPKTLSPYQSYMGSLHVLNAEDIISGKKSPQELGIKAVDAQTVQVTLDQPLSYFLPMVDHYVMVTVPKAAIEKFGDKWTQTANFVGSGPFVPTEWVVNERISAKRNVNYWDNAHTVLNKVTYLVIVSNTAEVNRYKAGEVDVTYTMPNQLFKSLKQELPNEVKVSPFLSTYIYRFNTQKPPFNDARVRRALDLALDKDVIADKVLGQGQVPAYNYVPRGMAGYTSHQPEWAGWTQQQRNAEAKKLLKEAGFDESHPLKFELLYNTSESHQKIAIAAASMWKQNLGVEATLLNQEWKTLLDTSRSGNFSVVRNSWGADYNEPSTYFDTLRAKDSNNAGKFNDKAYDEVLDKAVRASSLDERVKLYHQAEGILQQQMPLIPIYYYVRSQMVKPYVGGFKPDLKGDYYSKDVYIIKH; this comes from the coding sequence ATGACGATAGACAAAAATTGGCTTGCATCGGTACTGGGTGCATTAAGCCTGACAGCGGTTTCAGTGCAAGCGGCGGACGTTCCTGCCGGTGTACAACTGGCAGACAAGCAAGAATTGGTCAGAGCCAATGGCTCTGAACCGGCATCGCTTGACCCACACAAAGTGGAGAGTGATGTCGAAGGCAATCTTATGCACGATTTTTTTGAAAAATTGATCTCGGTGCGTGATGACGGCACCGTCGTGCCGGGCCTGGCGGAACGCTGGGAAAATAAAGATAACCAGGTATGGACGTTCCATTTACGTCCGGGGCTTAAGTGGTCAGACGGCACGCCGATAACGGCAGATGATGTCGTCTTTAGCTGGCAGCGGCTGGTTGACCCGAAAACACTGTCGCCTTATCAGAGTTATATGGGCAGCTTGCATGTCCTTAATGCCGAAGACATTATCTCGGGCAAGAAAAGCCCGCAGGAGCTGGGCATCAAGGCAGTGGATGCCCAGACGGTGCAGGTTACACTTGATCAGCCATTGTCATACTTTTTGCCGATGGTGGATCACTATGTCATGGTGACGGTGCCGAAAGCGGCGATCGAAAAATTTGGCGACAAGTGGACGCAAACCGCGAATTTTGTCGGCAGCGGCCCGTTTGTACCGACAGAGTGGGTAGTCAATGAACGTATCAGCGCCAAACGTAACGTCAATTACTGGGATAACGCCCATACGGTGCTGAACAAAGTCACCTATTTGGTGATTGTTTCGAATACCGCAGAAGTGAACCGCTACAAGGCGGGCGAGGTTGACGTCACCTACACGATGCCGAACCAGTTGTTCAAGTCCCTCAAACAGGAATTGCCGAACGAAGTCAAAGTGTCGCCGTTCCTCTCTACCTATATTTATCGCTTTAATACCCAAAAACCGCCGTTTAATGACGCGCGGGTGCGGCGTGCGCTGGATTTGGCGCTGGACAAAGACGTGATTGCCGACAAAGTGCTGGGGCAAGGTCAGGTGCCTGCCTATAACTATGTCCCGCGCGGTATGGCCGGGTATACCAGCCATCAGCCCGAATGGGCCGGCTGGACGCAGCAGCAGCGTAACGCAGAAGCGAAGAAATTGCTGAAAGAGGCCGGTTTTGATGAAAGCCACCCGCTGAAATTTGAGCTGCTGTATAACACGTCGGAGTCACATCAGAAGATTGCTATCGCAGCGGCTTCGATGTGGAAACAAAACCTCGGTGTGGAGGCGACGTTGTTGAACCAGGAATGGAAGACGCTGCTGGATACCTCTCGTTCGGGGAATTTCTCCGTGGTGCGTAACTCCTGGGGGGCTGACTATAACGAGCCTTCTACCTATTTCGATACGTTACGTGCCAAAGACAGCAACAATGCCGGTAAATTCAACGATAAAGCATACGATGAGGTACTGGATAAAGCGGTGAGAGCCTCTTCGCTGGACGAGAGAGTCAAACTCTATCATCAGGCAGAAGGTATTTTGCAACAGCAAATGCCGCTGATCCCTATCTACTACTATGTGCGCAGCCAAATGGTGAAGCCCTATGTGGGCGGGTTTAAGCCTGATTTGAAAGGGGATTACTACAGTAAGGACGTTTATATCATCAAGCATTGA
- the gstA gene encoding glutathione transferase GstA, producing MKLYYKPGSCSLFPHIILHETRAKFTLVKVDLRTKKTEQGNDYLQVNPKGLVPALALDDGAVLTETVAIALYLADKAPQYNLIAPSSTIHHYRAIEWLAYISTELHKSFTPLFRPGTPELYKELLKSYLEQRFRYLNEVLSEHDYLVGNRFGVADAYLFTICRWAHELKFNLLQFPALSAYLERVSARPAVEKALTAEGLEVKF from the coding sequence ATGAAACTCTATTACAAACCGGGAAGTTGTTCACTGTTTCCGCATATCATCCTGCACGAGACCCGGGCCAAGTTCACGTTGGTAAAAGTCGACCTGCGCACGAAAAAAACGGAACAGGGAAACGATTATCTACAGGTCAATCCGAAAGGGCTGGTGCCAGCACTGGCACTTGATGATGGGGCAGTTTTAACAGAAACCGTCGCTATCGCCCTATATCTGGCTGATAAAGCGCCGCAATATAATCTGATTGCGCCATCAAGCACCATTCACCACTATCGGGCAATTGAGTGGCTGGCTTATATTTCAACCGAACTGCATAAATCATTCACACCGCTTTTTCGCCCGGGTACGCCTGAATTGTACAAAGAGTTATTGAAAAGCTACCTGGAACAGCGTTTCCGCTATCTGAATGAAGTGCTGAGTGAACATGATTATCTGGTGGGCAACCGTTTTGGCGTAGCCGATGCGTATCTGTTTACCATTTGTCGCTGGGCGCACGAACTGAAATTCAATTTGCTCCAGTTCCCGGCGTTGTCAGCCTATCTTGAGCGCGTATCCGCCCGGCCAGCGGTAGAAAAAGCGCTCACGGCAGAGGGGTTAGAGGTGAAATTTTAA
- the pdxY gene encoding pyridoxal kinase PdxY: protein MKNILSIQSHVVFGHAGNSAAEFPIRRVGVNVWPLNTVQFSNHTQYGQWTGCVMPAEHLTEIAQGIGNIGHLKECDAVLSGYIGSPEQGGHILEIVRRVKEANPNAIYFCDPVMGTPEKGCIVPAGVSDFHCQQSLQASDIIAPNLPELELLSARTIHTVEEAVSASRALCERGPRLVLVKHLSRAAMDQGSFEMLLVTRDEAWHIRRPLVDFGPRQPVGVGDLTSGLLLANLLKGATPVQALEHTTAAVYEVMCMTKQLGQYELQLVAAQDGIANPGQHFAATSL from the coding sequence ATGAAAAACATACTGTCTATCCAGTCTCATGTGGTTTTTGGCCATGCCGGAAACAGTGCCGCCGAATTTCCTATCCGGCGCGTCGGGGTGAATGTCTGGCCACTGAACACCGTGCAATTTTCGAATCATACCCAATATGGGCAGTGGACTGGCTGCGTGATGCCCGCAGAGCATCTGACTGAAATTGCACAGGGGATTGGGAATATTGGTCATCTCAAAGAGTGCGATGCGGTACTCAGCGGGTATATCGGCTCACCGGAGCAGGGCGGGCATATTCTGGAGATCGTCCGGCGAGTCAAAGAGGCTAACCCAAACGCTATCTATTTTTGCGACCCGGTGATGGGGACGCCCGAGAAAGGCTGCATTGTCCCCGCAGGCGTGAGTGATTTTCACTGCCAGCAGTCGCTGCAGGCAAGCGATATCATCGCCCCTAACTTACCTGAGTTAGAGCTGTTGAGCGCCCGCACTATTCATACGGTGGAGGAGGCTGTGAGTGCCAGCCGTGCGCTCTGTGAGCGTGGGCCGAGGCTGGTGCTGGTCAAACACCTGAGTCGCGCTGCGATGGATCAAGGCAGTTTTGAAATGCTGCTGGTTACGCGAGATGAAGCCTGGCATATTCGCCGCCCGTTGGTTGATTTCGGGCCGCGCCAGCCGGTTGGCGTTGGGGATTTGACCAGTGGTCTACTGCTGGCGAATTTACTCAAAGGGGCGACGCCGGTACAAGCGCTGGAACACACCACGGCGGCGGTATATGAGGTCATGTGCATGACGAAGCAGCTCGGGCAATATGAGTTGCAGTTGGTGGCAGCACAGGACGGCATTGCGAATCCTGGTCAACATTTCGCTGCGACAAGCCTGTAG
- the tyrS gene encoding tyrosine--tRNA ligase, translating to MMASNLIQQLQERGLVAQVTDEAALAERLAQGPIALYCGFDPTADSLHLGHLVPLLCLKRFQMAGHKPVALVGGATGLIGDPSFKAAERKLNTEDTVQEWVEKIRRQVAPFLAFDCGDNSAIAANNYDWFGSMNVLTFLRDIGKHFSVNQMINKEAVKQRLNRDDVGISFTEFSYNLLQGYDFASLNGLHNVELQIGGSDQWGNITSGIDLTRRLHQKQVFGLTVPLITKSDGTKFGKTESGAIWLDPKKTSPYKFYQFWINTADADVYRFLKFFTFMEIEAINALEEEDKNSGVAPRAQYVLAEEVTRLVHGEEGLSAARRITQSLFNGNLGDLTEADFAQLAQDGIPMVELAGGADLQQALVDAELQPSRGQARKTIASNAITINGEKQADPEYTFTATDRLFGRYTLLRRGKKHYCLLCWKD from the coding sequence TTGATGGCAAGCAATCTGATTCAACAATTGCAAGAGCGGGGTCTGGTGGCCCAGGTAACGGATGAAGCCGCGTTAGCAGAGCGACTGGCGCAGGGGCCGATTGCACTGTATTGCGGTTTTGATCCGACCGCTGATAGCTTGCATTTGGGACATCTGGTGCCGCTGCTGTGCCTGAAACGCTTTCAGATGGCTGGTCATAAACCTGTCGCTTTGGTGGGAGGCGCTACTGGGCTTATCGGCGATCCGAGTTTCAAAGCCGCCGAGCGTAAACTCAATACTGAAGATACGGTACAGGAGTGGGTGGAGAAAATCCGTCGCCAGGTTGCGCCGTTTTTGGCTTTTGATTGCGGTGATAACAGTGCGATCGCGGCCAATAACTATGACTGGTTCGGCTCAATGAATGTGCTGACATTCTTGCGTGATATTGGTAAGCACTTCTCCGTTAATCAGATGATTAATAAAGAAGCGGTGAAGCAGCGTTTGAATCGAGACGATGTCGGGATTTCATTCACCGAGTTTTCCTACAACTTATTGCAAGGGTATGATTTTGCTTCGCTAAACGGGCTACATAACGTTGAGCTGCAAATCGGTGGCTCAGATCAGTGGGGCAACATCACCTCGGGTATTGATTTAACCCGCCGTCTGCATCAGAAGCAGGTTTTTGGCCTGACTGTGCCGCTTATCACCAAGTCCGATGGCACGAAGTTTGGTAAAACCGAAAGTGGCGCAATCTGGTTAGATCCGAAAAAGACCAGCCCGTACAAGTTCTATCAGTTTTGGATCAACACCGCTGATGCAGACGTGTACCGTTTCCTGAAATTCTTTACTTTCATGGAGATTGAGGCCATTAACGCACTGGAAGAGGAAGACAAAAACAGTGGCGTGGCACCGCGAGCACAATATGTGTTGGCAGAGGAAGTGACCCGTCTGGTTCATGGCGAAGAGGGGCTGTCGGCGGCTCGCCGTATTACTCAGAGCCTGTTCAACGGCAATCTGGGCGATTTGACAGAGGCTGACTTCGCCCAGCTAGCGCAGGATGGCATTCCTATGGTCGAGCTGGCTGGCGGTGCGGATTTGCAGCAAGCGCTGGTCGATGCCGAATTACAGCCGTCTCGTGGGCAGGCGCGTAAAACCATCGCCTCTAACGCCATTACCATCAATGGCGAGAAGCAAGCTGACCCAGAGTATACCTTCACGGCGACCGACCGCTTGTTTGGCCGCTACACCCTGTTGCGTCGGGGTAAAAAGCATTATTGTCTCCTCTGCTGGAAGGACTAA
- the pdxH gene encoding pyridoxamine 5'-phosphate oxidase — MTTEHDDVHHSESRNKVALSPQQAASVDIADLRREYTRGGLRRHDLSANPLDLFERWLKQACEAQLADPTAMCVATVDEQGQPYQRIVLLKHYDEKGMVFYTNLGSRKAQQLAANSRISLLFPWHMLERQVIVLGRAEKLPMLEVMRYFHSRPRDSQIGAWVSKQSSRISARNLLESKFFEMKQKFQQGDIPLPSFWGGFRVVIDSIEFWQGGEHRLHDRFLYQREGEGWSVDRLAP; from the coding sequence ATGACCACAGAACACGATGATGTGCATCACTCAGAGTCACGCAATAAGGTCGCGCTGTCTCCTCAGCAGGCGGCGAGTGTTGATATTGCCGATTTACGGCGCGAATACACCCGTGGTGGGTTGCGGCGTCACGATCTTAGCGCGAACCCGCTTGATTTATTCGAGCGCTGGTTGAAGCAAGCCTGTGAAGCGCAATTGGCCGATCCTACGGCGATGTGTGTCGCAACGGTTGATGAACAAGGGCAGCCTTATCAACGTATCGTGTTGCTAAAACACTATGATGAAAAAGGCATGGTGTTTTACACCAATTTAGGTAGCCGCAAGGCACAGCAACTGGCGGCTAACTCACGAATTAGCCTCTTATTCCCTTGGCATATGCTGGAGCGTCAGGTCATTGTGCTGGGGCGTGCGGAAAAGCTGCCAATGCTTGAGGTGATGAGATATTTCCATAGCCGACCGCGCGATAGCCAAATTGGTGCCTGGGTATCAAAACAATCCAGCCGCATTTCTGCACGTAATTTGCTGGAGAGTAAGTTTTTTGAAATGAAGCAGAAATTTCAGCAAGGGGACATTCCTCTGCCCAGCTTTTGGGGTGGGTTCCGTGTTGTTATCGATTCTATCGAGTTTTGGCAGGGCGGCGAACATCGGTTGCACGATCGCTTTCTGTACCAGCGTGAGGGAGAGGGCTGGTCAGTTGACCGCCTGGCACCGTAA
- a CDS encoding MliC family protein, protein MKPLVIAAVVMLSGCARLVPSSELKTLHYQCGTMPLTVSLHVDDMRVDGKGETASFLFDGERLTLHPVASAAGHRYSDGKYTFWYQGRQAWVMRDDRVIVNDCVLR, encoded by the coding sequence ATGAAACCGCTAGTTATTGCCGCCGTCGTTATGTTAAGTGGCTGTGCCCGTTTAGTGCCCTCCAGCGAATTGAAAACCTTGCATTATCAATGTGGCACGATGCCATTAACGGTCAGCCTGCATGTGGATGATATGCGTGTGGACGGTAAAGGTGAAACGGCCTCCTTCCTGTTCGATGGCGAACGGCTGACTCTCCACCCGGTTGCGTCGGCAGCCGGTCATCGGTATAGCGATGGGAAATACACCTTTTGGTATCAAGGCCGGCAGGCATGGGTAATGCGGGATGACCGCGTTATTGTCAATGACTGTGTGTTGCGCTAG